One Pectobacterium polaris DNA window includes the following coding sequences:
- a CDS encoding beta-galactosidase: MSDTVLPYPARHRATLQEILARRDWENPACTHYQRLPAHPPFNSWRSVAAAQQDEPSQRLRRLNGEWTFSYFTRPEAVPESWLQQDLPDSDTIPVPANWQLQGYDTPIYTNVKYPIPVNPPYVPEDNPTGCYSLTFKVNHDWISSGQTRIIFDGVNSAFYLWCNGHWVGYSQDSRLPAEFDIGRYLTTGENRLAVMVLRWSDGSYLEDQDMWRMSGIFRDVTLMHKPTVHLSDIQLTTPLSADFRHGTLDIQVKATLSEAEAKNHRVHAQLWRGNKLIGGTRQAFGSNIVDERGAYHDKSFLRIDVPQPDLWSAELPHLYRAVISLETAEGELIEAEAYDVGFRKVEIRSGLLLLNGQPLLIRGVNRHEHHPQHGQVMDEDTMRHDIMLMKQHNFNAVRCSHYPNHPLWYRLCDRYGLYVVDEANIETHGMQPMNRLSDDPVWLPAYSERVSRMVQRDRNHPCIIIWSLGNESGYGANHDALYQWIKRHDPTRPVHYEGGGANSRATDIVCPMYARVDEDQPFPSVPKWSITKWVSMPDEHRPLILCEYAHAMSNSLGGFARYWQAFRQYPRLQGGFIWDWVDQALTRRDEQGNTYWAYGGDFGDMPNDRQFCLDGLLFPDRTPHPSLYEAQRAQQHIQFAWQAESPCELRVTSEYLFRHTDNEQLNWCITLNDKTLAEGSLPLTLAPQATQTLTLLEALPTVDCAGELWLNVEVVQPKTTAWSEANHRCAWDQWQLPAPLHFPEAPCSGQKNPLVLRSSDAYFDIVQGEQHWRFNRQSGWLEQWWTADAPTLLTPLQDQFVRAPLDNDIGISEVDRIDPRAWAERWKSAGLYQLQTQCVAIQADQLADAVHIVTEHVFRHAGQILLRSKKRWQIDAHGVMTVDVDVDVATVLPSLARVGLSCQLADVAPQVSWVGLGPHENYPDRQLAAQYGHWNLPLDDLHTPYIFPTENGLRCNTRTLTYGKWTIAGNFHFGLSRYGLTQLMTCTHHHLLEKEKGVWLNLDGFHMGIGGDDSWSPSVHRDDLLTATHYHYRVAMQHHQPY; the protein is encoded by the coding sequence ATGAGCGATACCGTTTTACCGTATCCAGCACGCCATCGCGCCACACTGCAAGAGATCCTTGCCCGACGTGATTGGGAAAACCCAGCTTGTACTCACTATCAGCGGCTCCCAGCTCACCCACCGTTCAACAGCTGGCGCAGCGTGGCTGCCGCACAGCAAGATGAGCCTTCTCAGCGGCTTCGTCGCCTGAATGGTGAATGGACGTTTAGCTATTTCACCCGCCCGGAAGCCGTACCAGAAAGTTGGTTACAGCAGGATCTGCCTGATTCAGACACCATTCCGGTGCCTGCCAATTGGCAGCTACAGGGCTATGACACCCCGATTTACACCAACGTAAAATACCCAATCCCCGTCAACCCACCCTATGTGCCAGAAGACAATCCTACAGGTTGTTACTCGCTCACTTTTAAAGTCAATCACGACTGGATCAGTAGCGGACAAACCCGGATTATTTTTGATGGCGTTAACTCCGCGTTTTATCTCTGGTGTAACGGCCACTGGGTGGGATATTCGCAGGATAGTCGCCTGCCTGCGGAGTTTGATATCGGTCGTTATCTGACGACCGGTGAGAATCGGCTGGCGGTGATGGTGCTACGCTGGTCTGACGGCAGCTATCTGGAAGATCAGGACATGTGGCGTATGAGCGGTATTTTCCGCGACGTCACACTTATGCACAAACCGACGGTACACCTTAGCGATATCCAGCTCACTACGCCGCTCAGCGCCGATTTCCGCCACGGCACGCTGGATATTCAGGTGAAGGCAACGCTCTCTGAAGCGGAGGCCAAAAACCATCGCGTCCACGCACAGCTTTGGCGTGGTAATAAGCTCATCGGTGGTACGCGGCAGGCGTTCGGCAGCAATATTGTCGATGAACGCGGTGCCTATCATGATAAATCTTTTCTCCGCATTGACGTGCCACAGCCCGACCTGTGGAGCGCCGAACTGCCGCACCTGTATCGCGCTGTCATCTCACTGGAAACGGCGGAAGGCGAACTGATCGAAGCTGAAGCCTATGATGTCGGTTTCAGAAAAGTTGAAATCCGCAGCGGCCTGCTGCTGCTGAACGGTCAACCACTGCTGATTCGCGGGGTTAACCGTCACGAACACCATCCGCAACACGGTCAGGTCATGGATGAAGACACAATGCGGCACGATATTATGCTGATGAAGCAGCATAACTTTAACGCCGTACGCTGCTCACATTATCCCAACCATCCGCTGTGGTATCGGCTGTGCGATCGCTACGGCCTGTATGTTGTGGATGAAGCAAACATTGAGACGCACGGCATGCAGCCGATGAATCGTCTATCAGACGATCCGGTCTGGCTGCCAGCCTACAGCGAACGCGTATCAAGGATGGTGCAGCGCGACCGCAATCATCCCTGCATCATTATCTGGTCATTGGGGAACGAATCCGGCTACGGCGCAAATCATGATGCACTCTACCAGTGGATCAAACGCCACGATCCCACCCGCCCTGTGCATTACGAAGGCGGCGGCGCGAATAGCCGTGCGACCGACATTGTATGCCCAATGTACGCCCGCGTTGATGAGGATCAGCCCTTCCCCAGCGTCCCAAAATGGTCGATCACCAAATGGGTCAGCATGCCAGACGAGCATCGGCCCCTCATCCTCTGCGAGTACGCGCACGCGATGAGCAACAGTCTGGGAGGATTCGCCCGCTACTGGCAGGCATTCCGTCAATATCCTCGGTTACAGGGCGGATTTATCTGGGACTGGGTCGATCAGGCACTGACCCGCCGCGACGAACAAGGCAATACCTACTGGGCGTACGGTGGAGATTTTGGCGACATGCCTAACGATCGCCAGTTCTGTCTGGACGGCCTGCTTTTTCCCGATCGCACCCCGCATCCCAGCCTGTATGAAGCCCAGCGGGCACAGCAGCACATTCAATTCGCCTGGCAGGCTGAATCACCGTGTGAGCTGCGCGTCACCAGCGAATACCTGTTTCGCCATACGGACAATGAGCAGTTGAACTGGTGCATTACGCTGAATGATAAGACGCTCGCAGAAGGTTCGTTACCGCTGACGCTCGCTCCGCAGGCCACCCAGACTCTGACGCTGCTGGAAGCCCTCCCCACTGTCGATTGCGCAGGGGAACTTTGGCTCAATGTTGAAGTTGTACAGCCGAAAACCACCGCCTGGTCAGAAGCCAATCACCGCTGCGCCTGGGATCAGTGGCAACTTCCTGCACCGCTTCATTTTCCCGAGGCACCTTGTTCTGGACAGAAGAATCCCCTCGTTTTGCGATCATCCGATGCGTACTTTGACATCGTTCAGGGCGAACAGCATTGGCGCTTTAACCGCCAGAGCGGCTGGCTGGAACAGTGGTGGACGGCAGATGCGCCAACGCTATTAACTCCCTTGCAGGATCAGTTTGTTCGGGCACCGCTGGATAACGACATCGGTATCAGCGAGGTCGATCGCATCGATCCACGCGCATGGGCCGAACGTTGGAAATCAGCTGGTCTTTATCAACTGCAGACGCAGTGTGTTGCGATTCAGGCTGACCAACTCGCCGATGCCGTACACATTGTCACCGAGCACGTATTCCGCCATGCCGGACAGATCCTGCTGCGGAGTAAAAAGCGCTGGCAGATTGATGCGCATGGCGTGATGACCGTGGATGTCGATGTTGATGTCGCCACCGTGCTGCCGTCACTGGCCAGAGTGGGCTTGAGTTGCCAGTTAGCCGACGTCGCGCCTCAGGTCAGTTGGGTCGGACTTGGGCCTCATGAAAATTACCCAGACCGACAGCTCGCAGCACAGTATGGGCACTGGAATCTGCCGCTGGATGACCTTCACACACCTTACATTTTCCCGACGGAAAACGGGCTGCGCTGTAATACGCGCACGCTGACGTATGGCAAATGGACGATCGCCGGCAACTTCCATTTTGGGTTAAGCCGCTACGGGCTAACGCAATTGATGACGTGTACTCACCATCATTTATTAGAAAAGGAAAAAGGCGTTTGGCTCAATCTGGATGGCTTCCACATGGGAATTGGCGGCGATGACTCCTGGAGCCCTAGCGTTCATCGCGATGATTTACTCACGGCCACGCATTATCACTATCGCGTCGCCATGCAACATCACCAGCCGTATTGA
- a CDS encoding LacI family DNA-binding transcriptional regulator, translating into MKQKPITLNDVAEYAGVSYQTVSRVLNQAPHVSSRTRSKVEQAMAALNYTPNRVAQQLAGKTITTLGLVTTDLSLHAPSQIAAAIKTTAGQLGINIVMSMLSSSDVNTCNNAVNDLLSQRVSGVIVNVPLATDEVAHISQTCADTPVLFMDADPHTDILNVMFDPDHGARLAITHLVQLGHQHIALLTGPMTSISARLRYEGWLAELEKQQLPPASVLHGDWSAASGYHQTLALLGESLRVSAIVVANDQMALGVLRALHEYGLRVPEQMSVIGFDDTQDSAYYTPPLTTIRQDFRLLGKEGVTRLLETLRDSTQSTSLLLPTELIVRHSTAVHSSTHASLQELTKNLLDITRQLQRL; encoded by the coding sequence ATGAAACAGAAACCCATAACCTTAAACGATGTCGCCGAGTACGCAGGGGTTTCCTATCAGACGGTTTCCCGCGTGCTGAACCAAGCGCCTCATGTTTCATCCCGTACTCGCAGTAAAGTGGAACAGGCGATGGCGGCGCTTAACTACACACCAAACCGCGTTGCACAGCAGTTGGCAGGGAAAACCATCACCACGCTGGGGCTGGTCACTACCGATCTTTCACTGCACGCGCCTTCACAAATTGCCGCAGCGATTAAGACCACCGCCGGCCAACTAGGTATTAACATCGTGATGTCCATGCTGAGCAGCTCGGATGTCAACACCTGCAATAACGCCGTTAATGACCTACTTTCTCAGCGGGTCAGCGGCGTTATCGTGAATGTTCCGTTAGCCACGGATGAAGTCGCCCACATTAGCCAGACCTGTGCCGACACGCCTGTCCTGTTTATGGATGCCGATCCGCATACCGACATACTCAACGTCATGTTCGACCCCGATCACGGCGCACGTTTAGCCATCACACATCTGGTACAACTGGGGCATCAACACATCGCCCTGTTGACCGGACCAATGACATCGATCTCCGCTCGCCTGCGTTATGAAGGCTGGCTAGCCGAGCTGGAAAAACAGCAGCTCCCCCCTGCTTCGGTGCTACACGGTGACTGGAGCGCCGCATCCGGTTACCACCAGACGCTGGCCCTGTTGGGAGAATCCCTGCGCGTCTCCGCCATTGTTGTCGCGAACGATCAAATGGCGCTTGGCGTCCTACGTGCGCTGCACGAGTATGGCCTGCGCGTACCAGAGCAGATGTCAGTGATCGGTTTTGACGATACTCAGGACAGCGCGTATTACACCCCACCACTGACAACCATTCGCCAGGATTTCAGGCTATTAGGTAAAGAAGGCGTCACTCGTTTGCTCGAGACGCTGCGCGATTCTACCCAGAGCACATCGCTGCTGTTACCCACCGAACTGATCGTACGCCATAGCACCGCCGTACATTCATCAACCCATGCCTCCCTGCAAGAACTCACCAAAAACCTGTTGGACATTACACGCCAGCTACAAAGGCTGTAA
- the fbpC gene encoding ferric ABC transporter ATP-binding protein, whose amino-acid sequence MITLNTEKSFVELKHITKRFGNNTVIDDLNLAIPQGKMVTLLGPSGCGKTTVLRAVAGLEKPTEGQIFIDGEDVTERSIQQRDICMVFQSYALFPHMSLGENIGYGLKMLGRPKAEINQRVKEALALVDLAGFEDRYVDQISGGQQQRVALARALILKPKVLLFDEPLSNLDANLRRSMREKIRELQQQFNITSLYVTHDQSEAFAVSDMVLVMNKGKIMQLGAPQELYRQPASRFMASFMGDANIFPATFTADSVNIYGYLIPRPQGFAAGLSESVVGIRPEAITLSHQGDESQRCTITQVAYMGPQYEVQVDWHGQSMLLQVNATQLQPNPGDSYYLQIHPYGMFVLSEQ is encoded by the coding sequence GTGATTACCTTGAATACTGAAAAAAGCTTTGTCGAACTGAAGCACATCACTAAACGCTTCGGCAACAACACCGTCATTGATGATTTGAATCTGGCGATCCCTCAGGGAAAAATGGTCACGCTGCTGGGGCCGTCTGGCTGCGGTAAAACCACGGTACTCCGGGCCGTTGCCGGTCTGGAAAAGCCGACAGAAGGCCAGATTTTCATCGATGGCGAAGACGTCACCGAGCGCTCCATTCAACAGCGCGATATCTGCATGGTGTTCCAGTCTTACGCCCTCTTCCCGCATATGTCGCTGGGAGAAAACATCGGCTACGGGCTGAAAATGCTCGGTCGTCCGAAGGCAGAAATCAATCAGCGTGTAAAAGAAGCGCTGGCGCTGGTCGATCTGGCCGGATTTGAAGATCGCTACGTCGACCAGATTTCTGGTGGACAGCAGCAGCGTGTCGCTCTGGCGCGTGCGCTGATCCTCAAACCTAAAGTGCTGCTGTTCGATGAGCCGCTGAGTAACCTTGATGCCAACCTGCGCCGCAGCATGCGTGAGAAAATCCGTGAGCTTCAGCAGCAGTTCAACATCACCTCGCTGTATGTTACGCACGATCAGAGCGAAGCCTTTGCGGTGTCCGACATGGTTCTCGTGATGAACAAAGGCAAAATCATGCAGTTGGGTGCGCCGCAGGAGCTTTATCGCCAGCCCGCATCCCGCTTCATGGCCAGCTTTATGGGAGATGCCAACATTTTCCCTGCCACCTTCACAGCAGACAGCGTGAATATCTACGGCTACCTCATTCCGCGTCCGCAGGGTTTTGCCGCCGGATTAAGCGAATCCGTTGTCGGTATTCGCCCGGAAGCCATTACGCTCAGCCATCAGGGTGACGAAAGCCAGCGCTGCACCATCACGCAGGTCGCCTACATGGGACCGCAGTACGAAGTGCAGGTGGACTGGCACGGTCAGTCAATGCTGTTGCAGGTTAACGCAACCCAGCTTCAGCCGAATCCGGGCGACAGCTACTATCTGCAAATCCACCCTTACGGCATGTTTGTGTTGTCCGAGCAGTAA